One genomic region from Streptomyces sp. NBC_00582 encodes:
- a CDS encoding ABC transporter permease subunit, with protein sequence MSSSPVAGPAPTGPTSGPDTGPLGQPAPDPSRGPGRRAPRIRPVSAAARPGPRRRVLRHWPQYLAISPYYLIFSVFMLFPVLYTVYLAFQKWDGIGEMQFVGLQQFRFLWDDPVFWMSIRNTLVIWVLSTVPMLFMALVLAVLVNSTKRFTAFYRVCLFIPSITSLVAIAIFFGAVFSNNFGLINAILRGLHLSAVPWMSNEWTIKLVIAALMTWQWTGYNAIIYLAGLQAIPSELYEAARMDGAGPVRIFFSITIPLLRPIILFSVVISTVTGLQSFTEPQVLFGSDASTNPNSGGPGQAGLTTLLYFYHQAFDNNDFGYGAAIVWAFFLLILLIVALNWWLVQRKERRP encoded by the coding sequence ATGTCGTCAAGCCCGGTAGCCGGTCCGGCACCCACCGGACCGACCTCCGGACCCGACACCGGCCCCCTCGGGCAGCCCGCTCCGGACCCCTCGCGCGGTCCGGGGCGGCGCGCCCCCCGGATCCGGCCGGTGTCGGCCGCGGCCCGGCCCGGGCCGCGCCGGCGGGTCCTCAGGCACTGGCCGCAGTACCTCGCGATCTCGCCGTACTACCTGATCTTCTCGGTCTTCATGCTCTTCCCGGTGCTCTACACCGTGTATCTGGCGTTCCAGAAGTGGGACGGCATCGGGGAGATGCAGTTCGTCGGGCTCCAGCAGTTCCGCTTCCTGTGGGACGACCCGGTGTTCTGGATGTCCATCCGCAACACCCTGGTCATCTGGGTGCTGTCGACCGTGCCGATGCTCTTCATGGCCCTGGTCCTCGCGGTGCTGGTGAACTCCACCAAGCGGTTCACCGCGTTCTACCGGGTCTGTCTGTTCATCCCCAGCATCACCTCGCTGGTGGCCATCGCTATCTTCTTCGGCGCGGTCTTCAGCAACAACTTCGGCCTGATCAACGCCATCCTCAGGGGTCTGCACCTGTCGGCCGTGCCCTGGATGAGCAACGAGTGGACGATCAAGCTGGTCATCGCGGCGCTGATGACCTGGCAGTGGACCGGCTACAACGCGATCATCTATCTGGCAGGCCTCCAGGCGATCCCCTCGGAGCTCTACGAGGCGGCCCGGATGGACGGGGCGGGCCCGGTGCGGATCTTCTTCTCGATCACGATCCCGCTGCTGCGGCCCATCATTTTGTTCAGCGTGGTGATCTCCACCGTCACCGGTCTGCAGAGCTTCACCGAACCCCAGGTGCTGTTCGGCAGCGACGCGTCCACCAACCCCAACTCCGGCGGACCGGGCCAGGCGGGCCTGACCACCCTCCTGTACTTCTACCACCAGGCCTTCGACAACAACGACTTCGGCTACGGCGCCGCGATCGTCTGGGCCTTCTTCCTGCTGATCCTGCTCATCGTCGCCCTCAACTGGTGGCTGGTGCAGCGTAAGGAGCGACGGCCATGA
- a CDS encoding PP2C family protein-serine/threonine phosphatase, with protein MRKPQIDYAAVFRALPGMVALLTPELVYTDANDDFVRLAGRTREQLVGRYIFDVFPENPNDPAAAGRRETETSMLRTVATGERDTMALLRYDIEDPDRPGQWQEHFWSPVNAPVLGPDGQVELIVHRVEEVTDLIRAFGGPGDDSRARVLEAELYTRARELQEVNERLRRAHAHEREVALALQAAMLPAPGPTGEHAAAVRYRPAIGALNVCGDWYDLADLPGGNLAVAVGDVVGHGLAAACVMGQLRSALSAACRVADGPAQALEALGLYARSVEGAESTTVVTTFVDWDARTVTYSSAGHPPPALLHPDGSVRFLDGATDPPLAARPEHLARPEARTSFTEGSTLVLYTDGLIERRTEDIDTGLDRLADSLARHREDDPEHLADALLTDLLPATGNTDDTALIVIRL; from the coding sequence ATGAGGAAACCGCAGATCGACTACGCGGCGGTCTTCCGGGCCCTGCCCGGCATGGTGGCACTGCTCACCCCCGAGCTCGTGTACACCGACGCCAACGACGACTTCGTACGGCTGGCCGGGCGCACCCGCGAGCAGCTCGTGGGCCGCTACATCTTCGACGTCTTCCCCGAGAACCCCAACGATCCGGCGGCGGCCGGCCGGCGGGAGACCGAGACGTCGATGCTGCGCACGGTGGCGACCGGCGAGCGCGACACGATGGCGCTGCTCCGCTACGACATCGAGGACCCCGACCGGCCCGGTCAGTGGCAGGAGCACTTCTGGAGCCCGGTGAACGCGCCCGTCCTCGGCCCCGACGGGCAGGTGGAGCTGATCGTGCACCGGGTGGAGGAGGTCACCGATCTGATCCGTGCCTTCGGCGGGCCGGGCGACGACAGCCGGGCCCGGGTCCTGGAGGCCGAGCTGTACACCCGTGCGCGGGAACTGCAGGAGGTCAACGAACGGCTGCGCCGGGCGCACGCCCATGAGCGCGAGGTCGCCCTGGCCCTGCAGGCGGCGATGCTGCCCGCGCCGGGGCCGACCGGGGAGCACGCGGCGGCGGTGCGCTACCGGCCCGCGATCGGCGCGCTGAACGTGTGCGGCGACTGGTACGACCTCGCGGACCTGCCCGGCGGGAACCTCGCGGTCGCCGTCGGCGACGTGGTCGGCCACGGCCTGGCGGCGGCCTGTGTCATGGGGCAGCTGCGCAGCGCGCTGAGCGCGGCCTGCCGGGTCGCCGACGGCCCGGCGCAGGCGCTGGAGGCCCTCGGCCTGTACGCCCGCTCGGTCGAGGGAGCCGAGTCGACGACGGTCGTGACGACGTTCGTCGACTGGGACGCGCGCACCGTCACCTACAGCAGCGCCGGCCACCCGCCCCCGGCCCTGCTGCACCCCGACGGCTCCGTCCGGTTCCTCGACGGCGCCACCGATCCGCCGCTCGCGGCCCGACCCGAGCACCTCGCGCGCCCCGAGGCCCGTACGTCCTTCACCGAGGGCTCCACGCTCGTGCTCTACACCGACGGGCTGATCGAACGCCGTACGGAGGACATCGACACGGGTCTGGACCGGCTCGCCGACTCCCTGGCCCGCCACCGCGAGGACGATCCCGAGCACCTGGCCGACGCGCTGCTCACCGATCTCCTTCCGGCGACCGGCAACACCGACGACACCGCCCTCATCGTCATCCGTCTCTGA
- a CDS encoding DUF1232 domain-containing protein, translated as MDTTTTLVIVAATLAAALLACAAAVLVRLVRTRRDLRRAGLPTGPRWVFWGAVLYFVLPADLLPDPVYLDDIGVLLLALRSLRRVPDSVGTPTDRI; from the coding sequence GTGGACACGACCACCACGCTCGTCATCGTCGCCGCGACACTCGCCGCGGCCCTGCTCGCGTGCGCCGCCGCGGTGCTGGTCCGGTTGGTCCGCACCCGCCGGGACCTCAGACGCGCCGGCCTGCCCACCGGCCCGCGCTGGGTGTTCTGGGGCGCGGTCCTGTACTTCGTGCTCCCGGCCGATCTGCTGCCCGATCCGGTCTACCTCGACGACATCGGTGTCCTGCTGCTCGCCCTGCGCTCCCTGCGCCGTGTCCCCGACTCCGTGGGCACCCCAACTGACCGTATTTGA
- the glpK gene encoding glycerol kinase GlpK, protein MVERYVMSIDQGTNSTRCILFDHHGRLAAVAQREHQQHFPRPGWVEHDAVEIWRNLQRIVPETLSGAGVGAHDIAAIGLANQRETTVVWDRSTGAPLSRAIVWQDTRTEPLVTALRSDPGDEFFLDRCGLPPSTYFSALRLRWLFDQVDGLRRRAEAGEVLCGTMESWLIWNMTGGPDGGLHITDATNASRTMLMNIRTLTWDEELLAFFGVPRPMLPEIRSSAEYYGTARSLLPGVHITAALGDQQAALFGQTCFSPGEAKCTYGTGSFLLLNTGGDLVRSRHGLLSTVAYTIGEQPPVYALEGSIAVTGSLVQWFRDRLGLINSAPEIETLARTVEDNGGCYIVPAFSGLFAPHWRSDARGVMVGLTSYITKGHLARAVLEATGWQTREVVDAMNADSSVALKQLKVDGGMTADNLLMQFVADVLDVPVVRPMVAETVSLGAAYAAGLAAGYWPDLEVLRRNWHRAAQWIPDMDPERRETEYDNWKRAVERSLGWVKPPRPP, encoded by the coding sequence ATGGTCGAACGGTATGTGATGTCCATCGACCAGGGCACCAACTCCACCCGATGCATCCTCTTCGACCACCACGGACGGCTCGCCGCGGTGGCCCAGCGTGAGCACCAGCAGCACTTCCCCCGGCCGGGCTGGGTCGAGCACGACGCCGTCGAGATCTGGCGCAATCTTCAGCGGATCGTGCCCGAGACGCTGTCCGGCGCGGGGGTCGGCGCGCACGACATCGCCGCGATCGGCCTCGCCAACCAGCGGGAGACCACGGTGGTGTGGGACCGGAGCACGGGCGCCCCGCTGAGCCGGGCGATCGTCTGGCAGGACACCCGCACCGAACCGCTCGTCACGGCCCTCAGGAGCGACCCCGGGGACGAGTTCTTCCTGGACCGGTGCGGACTGCCCCCGTCGACGTACTTCTCCGCGCTGCGGCTGCGATGGCTGTTCGACCAGGTCGACGGGCTGCGGCGACGCGCCGAGGCCGGCGAGGTGCTGTGCGGCACGATGGAGAGCTGGCTGATCTGGAACATGACCGGCGGCCCGGACGGCGGGCTGCACATCACCGACGCCACCAACGCCAGCCGCACCATGCTGATGAACATCCGCACCCTGACCTGGGACGAGGAGCTGCTGGCGTTCTTCGGGGTGCCGCGCCCCATGCTGCCCGAGATCCGCTCCTCCGCCGAGTACTACGGCACCGCCCGTTCGCTCCTGCCCGGAGTGCACATCACGGCCGCCCTCGGGGACCAGCAGGCCGCCCTGTTCGGCCAGACCTGTTTCTCCCCGGGCGAGGCGAAGTGCACGTACGGGACCGGCAGCTTCCTGCTCCTCAACACCGGCGGCGACCTCGTCCGCTCCCGGCACGGGCTGCTCAGCACCGTCGCCTACACGATCGGGGAGCAGCCGCCGGTGTACGCCCTGGAGGGCTCCATCGCCGTCACGGGGTCGCTGGTGCAGTGGTTCCGCGACCGGCTGGGGCTGATCAACAGCGCGCCGGAGATCGAGACGCTCGCCCGCACGGTCGAGGACAACGGCGGCTGCTACATCGTCCCCGCGTTCTCGGGACTGTTCGCCCCGCACTGGCGCAGCGACGCGCGCGGGGTCATGGTCGGCCTCACCTCGTACATCACCAAGGGGCATCTGGCCAGGGCCGTGCTGGAGGCCACCGGCTGGCAGACGCGGGAGGTCGTCGACGCCATGAACGCCGACTCGTCGGTGGCCCTCAAGCAGCTCAAGGTGGACGGGGGGATGACGGCGGACAACCTGCTGATGCAGTTCGTCGCGGACGTCCTCGACGTGCCCGTGGTGCGGCCCATGGTCGCCGAGACGGTCTCCCTCGGCGCGGCCTACGCCGCCGGGCTGGCCGCCGGCTACTGGCCCGATCTGGAGGTCCTGCGCCGCAACTGGCACCGGGCGGCCCAGTGGATCCCGGACATGGACCCCGAACGGCGGGAGACGGAGTACGACAACTGGAAGCGGGCCGTCGAGCGGTCGCTGGGCTGGGTGAAACCGCCGAGGCCGCCGTGA
- a CDS encoding 6-phospho-beta-glucosidase produces MRLTILGGGGFRVPLVYRALLGDRGAGRVTEVTLYDLDAARLAIIRKVLADQAAGHPDPPVVTVTTDLDEAVTGADFVFSAIRVGGLAGRAADERIALEEGVLGQETVGAGGISFGLRTVPVAVAIARRVAALAPDAWVINFTNPAGLVTEAMTAHLGDRVIGICDSPVGLGRRVAGALGVAPARVRLDYVGLNHLGWLRGLYAEGRDLLPSLLADEGALTSFEEGRLFGADLLRTLGALPNEYLHYYYFSRESVSSARAAEQTRGAFLHSQQQRFYDALAPSPGHPAPRAAWNAWDATRLERETTYMAENREAVGMGERDSCDLESGGYEQVALALMRAIALDERATLILNVRNRGRIPVLDDDAVIEVPCHVDANGAHPIAGAALPDHGTGLVCSVKAVERAVIHAATTNERAHAVRALTIHPLVDSYAVAKRLLDAYQRHFPELAYLGG; encoded by the coding sequence ATGAGACTCACGATCCTGGGCGGCGGGGGCTTCCGCGTCCCGCTGGTGTACCGGGCGCTGCTGGGCGACCGCGGCGCGGGGCGCGTCACCGAGGTGACCCTGTACGACCTGGACGCCGCCCGGCTGGCGATCATCCGCAAGGTCCTCGCCGACCAGGCGGCCGGGCACCCCGATCCGCCCGTCGTCACCGTCACCACCGATCTGGACGAGGCGGTCACCGGGGCCGACTTCGTCTTCTCCGCGATCCGCGTCGGCGGACTGGCCGGCCGGGCCGCGGACGAGCGGATCGCCCTGGAGGAGGGCGTCCTCGGCCAGGAGACCGTCGGCGCCGGCGGCATCTCCTTCGGCCTGCGCACGGTCCCGGTGGCCGTCGCCATCGCCCGCCGGGTCGCCGCGCTGGCGCCGGACGCCTGGGTCATCAACTTCACCAACCCGGCGGGCCTGGTCACCGAGGCGATGACGGCGCACCTCGGCGACCGGGTGATCGGGATCTGCGACTCCCCGGTGGGCCTCGGCCGCCGGGTGGCCGGGGCGCTCGGCGTCGCACCGGCCCGCGTCCGCCTCGACTACGTGGGCCTCAACCACCTGGGCTGGCTGCGCGGTCTGTACGCCGAGGGCCGCGACCTGCTGCCGTCCCTGCTCGCCGACGAGGGAGCGCTGACCTCGTTCGAGGAGGGCAGGCTCTTCGGCGCCGACCTGCTGCGCACCCTCGGCGCGCTGCCCAACGAGTATCTGCACTACTACTACTTCAGCCGTGAGTCGGTCAGCTCCGCACGCGCCGCCGAGCAGACCCGGGGCGCCTTCCTCCACTCGCAGCAGCAGCGCTTCTACGACGCCCTGGCCCCCTCCCCGGGGCACCCCGCGCCCCGCGCCGCCTGGAACGCCTGGGACGCCACCCGGCTGGAGCGCGAGACGACCTACATGGCGGAGAACCGCGAGGCCGTCGGCATGGGCGAACGCGACTCCTGCGACCTGGAGTCCGGCGGCTACGAACAGGTCGCCCTGGCCCTGATGCGGGCCATCGCGCTCGACGAGCGGGCGACCCTCATCCTCAACGTCCGCAATCGGGGGCGGATCCCCGTCCTCGACGACGACGCCGTCATCGAGGTCCCCTGCCATGTCGACGCCAACGGCGCCCACCCCATCGCCGGGGCCGCGCTGCCCGACCACGGCACGGGCCTGGTGTGCTCGGTCAAGGCCGTCGAACGCGCGGTGATCCACGCCGCGACGACCAACGAGCGCGCCCACGCGGTGCGGGCGCTGACCATCCACCCGCTGGTCGACTCGTACGCCGTCGCCAAGCGGCTGCTGGACGCCTACCAACGGCACTTTCCCGAGCTGGCCTATCTGGGCGGCTGA
- a CDS encoding DeoR/GlpR family DNA-binding transcription regulator, producing MLEFGEFTSMVRRMLPDRRHQLILRSLRADGPTSVAALAERVGASQATIRRDLAQLEDEGLLKRVYGGAAPVVGEDDPFADVAGVRVEAKDALAAWCANLVKDGETVLLDIGTTAHRVARQLHGRSLTVITSNLAVYEELQDDKDVQLILLGGVVRRDYRSLVGFLTEDNLRQVHADRLFLGTSGVRPDGQVLDTTAVEVPVKRAMIAASAQVVLVADAGKFPGTGMARVCGPEDLDVVVTNAPGEEKTCARLREAGVEVVEV from the coding sequence TTGCTTGAGTTTGGCGAGTTCACGAGTATGGTTCGCCGCATGCTCCCTGACCGAAGACACCAGCTGATCCTGCGCTCCCTGCGCGCGGACGGGCCCACCTCGGTGGCCGCCCTGGCCGAGAGGGTCGGGGCGAGCCAGGCCACGATCCGCCGTGACCTCGCCCAACTGGAGGACGAGGGCCTGCTCAAACGGGTCTACGGCGGCGCCGCTCCCGTCGTGGGCGAGGACGATCCGTTCGCGGACGTGGCCGGCGTGCGGGTCGAGGCAAAGGACGCCCTGGCGGCCTGGTGCGCAAACCTCGTCAAGGACGGCGAGACCGTGCTGCTCGACATTGGCACCACGGCCCACCGGGTGGCCCGGCAGCTGCACGGCCGGTCCCTCACCGTGATCACCAGCAACCTGGCCGTGTACGAGGAGCTCCAGGACGACAAGGACGTCCAGCTGATCCTGCTCGGCGGGGTGGTCCGGCGCGACTACCGCTCCCTGGTGGGCTTCCTCACCGAGGACAACCTGCGGCAGGTCCACGCCGACCGGCTGTTCCTCGGCACCAGCGGGGTCCGCCCCGACGGGCAGGTGCTGGACACCACCGCCGTGGAGGTCCCGGTCAAACGGGCGATGATCGCCGCCAGCGCGCAGGTGGTCCTGGTCGCCGACGCCGGCAAGTTCCCCGGCACCGGGATGGCCCGGGTGTGCGGGCCCGAGGACCTCGACGTGGTGGTGACCAACGCGCCCGGCGAGGAGAAGACCTGCGCACGGCTGCGCGAGGCGGGGGTCGAGGTGGTCGAGGTATGA
- a CDS encoding DUF4389 domain-containing protein has protein sequence MPAPVRVTARLDAPLSRWLWLVKWILVIPHLIVLFFLWIAFTVVGVIAFFAILFTEKYPRALFDFNLGVLRWSWRVAYYAYNALATDRYPPFSLGEEPDYPARLDIVYPERLSRGLVLVKWWLLAIPHYIVLGFFVGGWGYGWWNGGLVPFLAIVAAVVLLFTEKYPRDLFDLIVGLNRWVLRVAAYVTLMTDAYPPFRLDMGGRDPDDVLP, from the coding sequence ATGCCTGCCCCGGTCCGGGTGACCGCACGGCTCGACGCACCCCTGTCGCGCTGGCTGTGGCTGGTCAAATGGATCCTGGTGATCCCGCACCTCATCGTGCTGTTCTTCCTGTGGATCGCCTTCACGGTGGTCGGGGTGATCGCCTTCTTCGCGATCCTGTTCACCGAGAAGTACCCGCGTGCCCTGTTCGACTTCAACCTGGGCGTGCTGCGCTGGAGCTGGCGGGTCGCCTACTACGCGTACAACGCGCTGGCCACCGACCGCTACCCGCCGTTCAGCCTGGGCGAGGAGCCCGACTACCCGGCCCGGCTGGACATCGTCTACCCCGAGCGGCTCTCCCGGGGCCTGGTCCTGGTGAAGTGGTGGCTGCTGGCCATCCCGCACTACATCGTCCTGGGCTTCTTCGTCGGCGGCTGGGGATACGGCTGGTGGAACGGCGGTCTGGTGCCTTTCCTGGCGATCGTCGCGGCCGTGGTCCTGCTCTTCACCGAGAAGTACCCGCGGGACCTGTTCGACCTGATCGTCGGTCTCAACCGCTGGGTGCTGCGGGTCGCCGCCTACGTCACCCTGATGACGGACGCCTATCCCCCGTTCCGCCTGGACATGGGCGGCCGGGACCCCGACGACGTCCTGCCCTGA
- a CDS encoding carbohydrate ABC transporter permease — MNGLNRKRLRGFGVHAILMTGVVVSVFPFYWIVVMATNTSQDIYSYPPKLWFGDNLLTNLRHLFAKMDFFGSLGNTMIVAVCTTALVLFFDSLAAFAFAKYEFPAKKFLFGVLLSMYILPTQLAIIPQYEIMVQLGWLGTLKALIVPAAANAFGIFWMRQYTSTSVPDELLDAARIEGAGFFRQYWHVVLPCVRPALAFLGIYTFIGAWNDYILPLVMLVNPDKLTLQVALAQLYAGHSTDYSMVMSGVLLSVIPLVMVFTFFARGFIADATKGALR; from the coding sequence ATGAACGGCTTGAACCGCAAGCGCCTGCGGGGCTTCGGCGTCCACGCGATCCTGATGACCGGCGTCGTCGTCTCGGTGTTCCCGTTCTACTGGATCGTCGTCATGGCGACGAACACCTCGCAGGACATCTACAGCTACCCCCCGAAGCTGTGGTTCGGCGACAACCTGCTCACCAACCTGCGGCACCTGTTCGCGAAGATGGACTTCTTCGGGTCGCTGGGCAACACGATGATCGTCGCGGTCTGCACGACCGCGCTGGTGCTGTTCTTCGACTCGCTGGCCGCCTTCGCCTTCGCCAAGTACGAGTTCCCCGCGAAGAAGTTCCTCTTCGGTGTGCTGCTGTCGATGTACATCCTGCCGACCCAGCTCGCGATCATCCCGCAGTACGAGATCATGGTGCAGCTCGGCTGGCTGGGCACCCTGAAGGCGCTGATCGTGCCCGCCGCGGCGAACGCCTTCGGCATCTTCTGGATGCGCCAGTACACCTCCACCAGCGTCCCCGACGAACTCCTCGACGCCGCCCGCATCGAGGGCGCCGGGTTCTTCCGCCAGTACTGGCACGTGGTGCTGCCGTGCGTCCGCCCGGCGCTGGCGTTCCTCGGCATCTACACCTTCATCGGCGCCTGGAACGACTACATCCTGCCGTTGGTGATGCTGGTCAACCCGGACAAGCTCACCCTCCAGGTGGCGCTCGCCCAGCTCTACGCCGGCCACTCCACCGACTACAGCATGGTGATGTCCGGGGTGCTGCTGTCGGTGATCCCGCTGGTGATGGTGTTCACCTTCTTCGCCCGCGGTTTCATCGCCGACGCCACGAAGGGGGCCCTGCGCTGA
- a CDS encoding extracellular solute-binding protein: MDLSRRRFLQAAVLTAAAAGATAACGGGSASSGSKDSKNLTFWYWAGGLSDKVVADAKTHFSDITLKTSVVGGDFKTKLLTGLRAAQTAPDITGIKGEDIASFLPNANRFVDLNTVGAKKLAPDYLAWKLKQATTQDGKLIGFPIDIGPCATFYREDLFAKAGLPTDPTQVSAQLATWDDYFKAGVELHKAVPKTYLINNIGSVFSMIVGQGTRRFIDEDNKFIGDQDHIRTAWTTAVKPYSLGIDAKINDNTWNAAIGNGTLGTEIGAAWHALDISNAAPGTKGKWRVASLPGGPSNLGGSFLAIPATSGNPEEAFKIISWILSPENQARGFTDAALFPTAPAAYKLPALTGGDAFFGGQKTIEIFGPAAQKIPAAYEAPADAAVSAPYYSELTSIEAKGKDPDEAWKDAVGQAKQIAQRQGVK; encoded by the coding sequence GTGGACCTTTCCCGCAGACGATTCCTTCAGGCCGCCGTACTGACGGCCGCCGCGGCCGGCGCCACCGCAGCGTGCGGCGGCGGCTCGGCGTCGAGCGGCAGCAAGGACAGCAAGAACCTGACGTTCTGGTACTGGGCCGGCGGACTGAGCGACAAGGTCGTGGCGGACGCCAAGACCCACTTCTCCGACATCACCCTGAAGACCTCCGTGGTCGGCGGCGACTTCAAGACCAAGCTGCTCACCGGTCTGCGGGCCGCGCAGACCGCCCCCGACATCACCGGCATCAAGGGCGAGGACATCGCCTCCTTCCTCCCCAACGCCAACCGGTTCGTCGACCTGAACACGGTCGGCGCGAAGAAGCTGGCCCCCGACTACCTGGCGTGGAAGCTGAAGCAGGCCACCACCCAGGACGGCAAGCTCATCGGCTTCCCCATCGACATCGGCCCCTGCGCCACGTTCTACCGCGAGGACCTCTTCGCCAAGGCGGGCCTGCCCACCGACCCCACCCAGGTCTCCGCCCAACTGGCCACCTGGGACGACTACTTCAAGGCCGGCGTCGAACTCCACAAGGCCGTGCCGAAGACGTACCTGATCAACAACATCGGCTCGGTGTTCTCGATGATCGTCGGCCAGGGCACCCGGCGCTTCATCGACGAGGACAACAAGTTCATCGGCGACCAGGACCACATCCGCACCGCCTGGACCACCGCCGTGAAGCCCTACAGCCTCGGCATCGACGCGAAGATCAACGACAACACCTGGAACGCCGCCATCGGCAACGGCACCCTCGGCACCGAGATCGGCGCCGCCTGGCACGCCCTCGACATCAGCAACGCCGCCCCCGGCACCAAGGGCAAGTGGCGGGTGGCGAGCCTGCCCGGCGGACCGTCCAACCTCGGCGGGTCCTTCCTCGCCATCCCCGCGACCAGCGGCAACCCCGAGGAAGCCTTCAAGATCATCAGTTGGATCCTCAGCCCGGAGAACCAGGCCCGCGGCTTCACCGACGCCGCCCTCTTCCCGACCGCGCCGGCCGCCTACAAGCTGCCCGCGCTGACCGGCGGGGACGCGTTCTTCGGCGGCCAGAAGACCATCGAGATCTTCGGCCCGGCGGCCCAGAAGATCCCCGCCGCCTACGAGGCCCCGGCCGACGCGGCGGTCTCCGCGCCGTACTACAGCGAGCTGACCAGCATCGAGGCCAAGGGCAAGGACCCGGACGAGGCCTGGAAGGACGCGGTCGGCCAGGCCAAGCAGATCGCCCAGCGGCAGGGAGTGAAGTGA
- a CDS encoding alpha/beta hydrolase yields the protein MSLLPSVAARPKRRGRLAVGVLATALFAQLLGGTSVAAPAPRPLSWQPCASPYGEGAFECATATVPVDWERPRGETLDLALVRHRATDPEHRIGSLLINPGGPGGSGVEFAFGAPHSFSPELLERFDIVGPDPRGIGLSNPVTCDEELIAAQESLLYPDSGSSFAALRRTNGALGDDCRARTGSLVGHMDSTSVAHDLDAIRAGLGEERISYYGVSYGTALGQRYAELYPRHVRAMTLDSVIDHSLDAWTLQKTRAVAMEETFGQFADWCARTTSCALHGRDVRALFDSLYRRAAAGELGDGGDYVFTDEHLQDLSLKFLYTTADWFRFAEFLADLDTPDPAEARPSLRQRAEAAPYAYVPVLCQDFDLHVPSYATLAGYQRRLARIAPVTRFSTLAWGDLTGCQGWPAPVTNPQHATAVDGTPPILVTNSRYDVATPHAWGAGAARQIGREAVFLTYDGVGHGDYWASPCARDAIDTYLISLETPRDGTHCPAVWPTGASARSQQSPGDDLVNPPAALPSTGARD from the coding sequence GTGTCGTTACTCCCTTCCGTCGCCGCACGCCCGAAGCGGCGCGGCCGACTCGCCGTCGGTGTCCTCGCCACCGCCCTGTTCGCCCAGTTGCTCGGCGGGACGTCCGTCGCCGCACCGGCACCGCGGCCCCTGTCCTGGCAGCCCTGTGCGTCGCCGTACGGCGAGGGCGCCTTCGAGTGCGCCACCGCCACGGTCCCCGTCGACTGGGAGCGGCCAAGAGGCGAGACCCTCGACCTGGCGCTCGTCCGTCATCGCGCCACCGACCCGGAGCACCGGATCGGCTCGCTGCTGATCAACCCGGGCGGCCCGGGCGGCTCGGGGGTGGAGTTCGCGTTCGGCGCGCCCCACTCCTTCTCGCCCGAGCTCCTGGAACGCTTCGACATCGTGGGCCCCGACCCTCGAGGCATCGGTCTCAGCAACCCGGTGACCTGCGACGAAGAGCTGATCGCCGCCCAGGAGTCCCTGCTCTACCCGGACAGCGGATCGTCCTTCGCCGCCCTGCGCCGGACGAACGGCGCGCTCGGGGACGACTGCCGCGCCCGCACCGGGTCCCTCGTCGGGCACATGGACTCCACGAGCGTCGCCCATGACCTGGACGCGATCCGCGCCGGCCTCGGCGAGGAGCGGATCAGCTACTACGGCGTCTCGTACGGCACCGCCCTCGGCCAGCGGTACGCCGAGCTCTACCCGCGGCACGTCCGCGCGATGACCCTGGACTCCGTCATCGACCACAGCCTGGACGCCTGGACCCTCCAGAAGACCAGGGCGGTCGCGATGGAGGAGACGTTCGGGCAGTTCGCCGACTGGTGCGCCCGCACCACGTCCTGCGCGCTCCACGGCCGCGACGTCCGGGCCCTGTTCGACTCGTTGTACCGGCGCGCCGCGGCCGGTGAACTGGGCGACGGGGGCGACTACGTCTTCACCGACGAGCATCTTCAGGATTTGTCCCTCAAGTTCCTGTACACCACCGCCGACTGGTTCCGGTTCGCCGAGTTCCTGGCCGACCTGGACACCCCGGACCCCGCCGAGGCGCGCCCCTCCCTGCGGCAGCGGGCGGAGGCCGCGCCGTACGCGTACGTCCCGGTGCTCTGCCAGGACTTCGACCTCCATGTCCCGTCGTACGCCACGCTCGCCGGCTACCAGCGGCGGCTCGCCCGGATCGCCCCCGTCACCCGGTTCAGCACGCTCGCCTGGGGGGATCTGACCGGCTGCCAGGGCTGGCCCGCGCCGGTGACCAACCCGCAGCACGCCACGGCCGTCGACGGCACCCCGCCGATCCTGGTCACCAACAGCCGTTACGACGTGGCCACCCCGCACGCCTGGGGTGCCGGCGCCGCCCGTCAGATCGGCCGCGAGGCGGTGTTCCTCACGTACGACGGCGTCGGCCACGGCGACTACTGGGCGAGTCCCTGCGCGCGCGACGCCATCGACACCTACCTGATCTCCCTGGAGACCCCCCGCGACGGCACGCACTGCCCCGCCGTCTGGCCGACCGGCGCCTCGGCCCGGTCGCAGCAGTCCCCGGGGGACGATCTCGTCAACCCGCCGGCCGCCCTGCCGAGCACCGGCGCGCGCGACTGA